Genomic segment of Nostoc sp. TCL240-02:
TTACGTAGTGGCTCTTGCAAATCGTGGGAGGCGACAAATGCAAATTGTTTTAGTTCTTCATTAGAACGCGTGAGTTCTTCTCTGTGCCGAGTTTCTTGTTCTAGGATGAGGCTCTGAGTTGAGGCAATGCCTATTTGATCTGCTAGCTGTCGTAAAAGTTCAATTTCCCAGCTAGTCCACTGGCGGGGATGGGCGCACTGATGGGCAATTAGCAGGCCCCACAGCTGATTTTTGAGGAAAATTGGGACTACAAGGTTAGCTTTAACGGCAAATCGTTGCAACAATTCGACGTGGCAAGGTTGGATCTCAGCTTCTTTGATATCGTTAATGACATTAATTCGTCCTTGGCGGTACTGCTCAATATAATCATCACGAAAGCAAGGGTCGAGAATTTGCTGCCCCAGTACAACAGGTAAACCAGGAACTATTGCCTCTTGAACCGCCATGAAAGAGCCATTTGGCTGTAGGCTCAAGATTAATACTCGGTCGGCAAGCAGTAGCTTTTGCACTTCTTTGACACTGGTTTGTAGAATTTCATCGATTTGTAAAGACTGACGAATTTTCAGGGTGATATTAGCGAATAGTTGCGATCGCAAATTTTGGAGTTCTAATGCTGCTTGGGCACGATCGCGATCGCGCAGTACGGCTTGCCGTTCGCTTATATCCATCATCGCGCCCATCATCCGCACTGGTTTACCTGTTTGGTCATGAACGACATAACCGCGATCGAACATATAGGCATAAGAACCATCGCTGCGACGAAAACGGTATTCATTTGACCAAAATTTTTCACCGCTATCTATTAGTGTCCGCGCTTGGGAGGCAATTCTCTGCCTGTCGTCTGGATGTATATGTTCATACCACCAATTAGCGGTAAATGTTATTTGCTCTTTCGAGTAACCCAGAAGTTTTTCTAAAGCTTGATTCCACCACACCTCATCAGTCAGCAAATCCCAGTCCCATAAAAGATCGTTGGTAGCATGGGCGACTATTTGAAAACGTTCTTCGCTCTGACGCAGTTGTTCTTCTGCCAGTTTCCGTTCAGTGATATCTGTATGGCAACTTGTCATCCGCACAACATTACCATCTTCATCCCACACTGCCTGACCGCGATCCAAAACCCATTTATAGGTGTCATCTTTGCACCGGACTCGATGTTCGCTGATAAAAAACGGGGTAATCTTAGCAAAGTGATCGGCGATCGCTTGTCTGACAAATCCAATATCATCTGGATGTACTCGTGTTGCCCATTCGTCTAAATGATTGGAAATTTCATGTTCTGCGTAACCAAGCATTTCTTTCCAGCGAGTAGAGAAATATACTTGATTGTTTTTAACGTTCCAGTCCCAAATGCCATCATTATTGCCCTGCACGGCTAACTGACAGCGTTCTTCGCTTTCTTTGAGTGCCTCTTCCACGCGTTGGCGCTCAATGGCTGTAGCGAGAACATTGGCAACGGCTTGGAGAAAAGAAATGTCATCTTTGGTAAAAGTGTGGTGTCTGGTTGTGTGTGCCCCAAAGACACCAAAAGGACGCTCTTTGCCATGAATCACTACGCTAATGCCGCTCACTACTTGATGTTCATGTAGCAGTGATGGCCCATTGAATCGCATTTCGGCATGGAGATCATCAACAATCACTGGTTCCTTTGAAAGCAGAGTATAACAAGCTTGAGAATTTATCTCCCCGCTCACGATCGCCTTTCCCACAAGTTCAGGTTGCCAACCGACTCCAGCACGTAGCAGCAATTTCCGATTATCTGGCAGGAGTTCCAAAATTTTGCAAAACTGAACTTTGAGACATTGGGCGACGATTGTTACAGATGAGTTCATCAGTGTAGTCAAATCTGCACCAGCTAAAGCCATTTGACTTAGTTCTGCCACCATTGCTTGCTGGTTAGCATGAACTTCTAACGCCTCCTCCGCTTGCCTGCGCTTAGTTATATCCATGTATACCCCAGATATTTGCACAGCCATACCAGACGCATCTACAAAGACAACTCCTTTGTTTGCTAAAAAACGAATTTTCCCATTGGGTAAAATAACTCGAAATTCAACTTCATATTTGGCTTTATCCTCAACAGCTTGCTGATGCGATCGCCTGACGAAATCGCGATCGTGGGGATGAATGGATTGCAGAAAAGCTTCATAGGTGTAGTTGAAAGTGCCTTTCTCTAAACCAAAAAGCGCTTCTAGATTATCTGACGAAGTAAGTTTGTTCGTCAGCAAATCCCAGTTCCAGATGGCCATGTGAGCGGCATCTAATGCCATCCTAAGTTGGACTTCTCGCAATTGTGCCTGTGCAGCTTGCTGTCTTAATTCCTGCATGGCATGATGAGCTTCCAAAAGACGGCGCAATCTTAGATGTAATATTGGCCATTGAATTGGCTTGGTAATAAAGTCAGTTGTACCCACAGCAAACGCCTTATCTACCATTGCCTGATCGGAAAAAGCAGAAATCATTAACACTGGTGTGTTTTTGCCATTGGAGAGTGCTTGCAGTTTAGCGCAGCAAGTAAACCCATCCATTACCGGCATCATAATATCCAACAGGACTATATCTGGTTGGAGGCGAGTATAGATAGCGATCGCCTCTAGCCCGTTACTTGCTTCTTCCACCTGATACCCTGCATCTGTCAATTGTTTACACAGATGCATTCGCATAAAATTGTCGTCGTCTACAACCAGAATCAGGTTATTCATTTGAGTTTATCCTGGGAGCGATCGCCCTTCATTTCACTTTTTCGCATTACTGTGAAGATGTCAACTAATCATAGCGAGGGGCAAGGGGGCAGGGGGCAAGGGGGAATTATTGAATAAGTCTCCCTTGTCTGCCTGCTCCCCCCTCTTTGTAGATTGCGGTTTTTGGCTAATCTACGGTTAAATGTCATGAAAGTTTGATATTTTTGCCGACACTCAACACCATG
This window contains:
- a CDS encoding PAS domain-containing protein, translating into MNNLILVVDDDNFMRMHLCKQLTDAGYQVEEASNGLEAIAIYTRLQPDIVLLDIMMPVMDGFTCCAKLQALSNGKNTPVLMISAFSDQAMVDKAFAVGTTDFITKPIQWPILHLRLRRLLEAHHAMQELRQQAAQAQLREVQLRMALDAAHMAIWNWDLLTNKLTSSDNLEALFGLEKGTFNYTYEAFLQSIHPHDRDFVRRSHQQAVEDKAKYEVEFRVILPNGKIRFLANKGVVFVDASGMAVQISGVYMDITKRRQAEEALEVHANQQAMVAELSQMALAGADLTTLMNSSVTIVAQCLKVQFCKILELLPDNRKLLLRAGVGWQPELVGKAIVSGEINSQACYTLLSKEPVIVDDLHAEMRFNGPSLLHEHQVVSGISVVIHGKERPFGVFGAHTTRHHTFTKDDISFLQAVANVLATAIERQRVEEALKESEERCQLAVQGNNDGIWDWNVKNNQVYFSTRWKEMLGYAEHEISNHLDEWATRVHPDDIGFVRQAIADHFAKITPFFISEHRVRCKDDTYKWVLDRGQAVWDEDGNVVRMTSCHTDITERKLAEEQLRQSEERFQIVAHATNDLLWDWDLLTDEVWWNQALEKLLGYSKEQITFTANWWYEHIHPDDRQRIASQARTLIDSGEKFWSNEYRFRRSDGSYAYMFDRGYVVHDQTGKPVRMMGAMMDISERQAVLRDRDRAQAALELQNLRSQLFANITLKIRQSLQIDEILQTSVKEVQKLLLADRVLILSLQPNGSFMAVQEAIVPGLPVVLGQQILDPCFRDDYIEQYRQGRINVINDIKEAEIQPCHVELLQRFAVKANLVVPIFLKNQLWGLLIAHQCAHPRQWTSWEIELLRQLADQIGIASTQSLILEQETRHREELTRSNEELKQFAFVASHDLQEPLRKIKSFGDRLKSTCGDTLSEQGRDYLERMQNAASRMQTLIEDLLTLSRVTTRAQPFVSVNLTKIAQEVLSDLEIYVQQTGGSVEIGELPTIQADPIQMRQLLQNLIGNALKFHRPQIPPVIKIYSKILNNQADNISSNSELCQIIVEDNGIGFEEKYLDRIFNVFQRLHSSIEYEGTGIGLAICRKIIERHHGHITAQSKAGQGAKFTIVLSINSHS